In Limosilactobacillus sp. WILCCON 0051, a single window of DNA contains:
- a CDS encoding MerR family transcriptional regulator, producing MSPITEEFRKMFVHEKLRISMSELSQAANVSPSQIRYWERKGYITSEQDQQNKSHKYTLMTLVQVTGIKYFLDEGFTLPVAVKKQKEHQVMAKSFKHFVGDRLLDFENDEKTGATLINLGKLDDAPDKEVVAIVQGSGHVKLTLRNRQ from the coding sequence ATGAGTCCCATTACGGAAGAGTTTCGCAAGATGTTCGTTCATGAAAAACTGCGCATCAGCATGAGCGAGCTTTCGCAAGCAGCCAACGTTTCGCCAAGTCAGATCAGATATTGGGAGCGCAAGGGATATATTACTTCAGAGCAGGATCAGCAAAACAAAAGTCATAAGTATACGTTGATGACGCTGGTGCAGGTGACCGGTATCAAGTATTTTTTAGATGAGGGCTTTACGCTGCCGGTTGCCGTCAAAAAACAAAAAGAGCATCAAGTAATGGCCAAGTCGTTCAAGCATTTTGTTGGCGATCGGCTGTTGGATTTTGAGAATGATGAAAAGACCGGCGCGACGCTGATCAATCTGGGAAAACTGGATGATGCGCCAGATAAGGAAGTCGTTGCAATCGTTCAAGGATCCGGACACGTTAAATTAACGCTGCGAAACCGTCAATAG
- a CDS encoding MDR family MFS transporter, which yields MVMLIGSFCTVLNQTILATAFPTLMKAFDISTATVQWLTTGFMMVNGIMIPVSAYLSNKFNSKWLYISAMTIFELGTITAFAAPNFGTLLCGRLIQATGVGITMPLMQNIMLTIFPPEKRGAAMGINGLVIALAPALGPSLSGWVVDNYSWRVLFGMIIPIVAIVIFASFFLMQNVIKTTDPTLDWLSLLISTVGFGSVLYGFSSVGDKGWTDAIVWGTILIGVILIAILIWRQNRLDHPFLNFKVFKTPEFALATLLSSVVMIAMVGVELVLPLYLQIVHGMSAFHSGLTLLFGAIMMGVMSPVTGNLFDRYGARRLAMTGMFILTIGTLPFAFLTRETPILDVVFLYAVRMFGISMVMMPVTTSGMNALPFSMISHGTAVNNTIRQVASSMGSAILISVLTNVTNSQKPAHSLLKASPLQYKSQMIDATLNGYHAAFWIAIAFAVIGLLATSRLGNGNKIHAKYDSNAKKGGNA from the coding sequence ATGGTAATGCTGATCGGGAGCTTTTGTACGGTTTTAAACCAGACGATTCTGGCCACGGCTTTTCCAACCTTAATGAAGGCCTTTGACATCAGTACCGCAACCGTTCAATGGCTGACAACCGGTTTTATGATGGTTAATGGGATCATGATTCCCGTTTCGGCATATCTAAGCAATAAGTTCAATTCAAAATGGCTCTATATCTCAGCAATGACGATCTTTGAGCTGGGCACCATTACAGCTTTTGCAGCACCTAATTTCGGTACTTTGCTATGCGGCCGTCTGATTCAGGCAACTGGGGTCGGAATCACGATGCCGCTGATGCAAAACATCATGCTGACGATCTTCCCGCCTGAAAAACGTGGCGCTGCCATGGGAATCAACGGCCTGGTAATCGCGTTGGCGCCAGCTCTGGGTCCTTCGCTTTCCGGCTGGGTGGTTGACAACTATTCATGGCGGGTACTCTTTGGCATGATCATTCCAATCGTTGCTATCGTGATTTTTGCCAGCTTTTTCTTGATGCAAAACGTTATCAAAACTACCGATCCTACTTTGGACTGGCTTTCGCTGCTTATCTCCACGGTTGGTTTCGGCAGTGTCTTGTATGGCTTCTCATCAGTCGGCGACAAAGGCTGGACTGATGCCATCGTCTGGGGCACCATTTTGATCGGCGTCATTCTGATTGCCATTTTGATATGGCGCCAGAATCGTTTGGATCATCCATTCTTGAACTTCAAGGTCTTCAAAACGCCGGAATTTGCCCTGGCCACGCTGCTCAGCTCCGTTGTAATGATTGCCATGGTCGGCGTTGAATTGGTTCTGCCGCTTTATCTGCAGATCGTTCATGGCATGTCGGCTTTCCATTCTGGGTTAACGCTGCTGTTTGGGGCCATCATGATGGGGGTAATGAGTCCAGTTACGGGAAATCTTTTCGACCGCTATGGTGCCCGTCGCTTGGCAATGACGGGGATGTTTATCTTGACGATCGGCACGCTGCCCTTCGCATTCTTGACCCGCGAAACGCCAATTCTCGACGTTGTTTTCCTTTATGCCGTACGCATGTTTGGGATCTCAATGGTCATGATGCCAGTCACTACTTCCGGTATGAACGCTTTGCCATTCAGCATGATCTCACATGGGACTGCCGTTAACAACACGATTCGTCAAGTAGCCTCTTCAATGGGTTCAGCAATCCTGATCTCAGTCTTGACCAACGTGACGAATTCGCAGAAACCGGCGCATTCACTGCTTAAAGCCTCGCCATTGCAGTACAAGTCGCAGATGATCGATGCTACGCTCAACGGCTATCATGCCGCCTTTTGGATTGCGATTGCTTTTGCCGTAATCGGTCTTTTGGCAACTTCACGACTGGGAAATGGCAACAAGATTCACGCCAAGTACGACTCCAATGCTAAGAAAGGGGGCAATGCATAA
- a CDS encoding DUF4811 domain-containing protein codes for MITIIMFLGAIAFFAAIMFSPNNRTRWLLGVIFGLIFVGSTLMITANFHEHWGMKQVTTTKTQKIYSTSSQMQLALYQPVGTSGKDNVYIYQTKPRQKKPQHTQANEFTTNRLVWTDSDQATLTVKETRWRFKNDFYKVLFAGSKMDGNLVSRTNTFRYPKTFVKISVKQAQALKKQAQALKSPAAQAQLKTQAAAYVTAKVQAAKQQNPDLTEAQLQKLTQQAQQEYQAQMIKKMMAAK; via the coding sequence ATGATTACCATTATCATGTTTCTTGGCGCCATTGCCTTCTTTGCTGCCATTATGTTCTCACCCAATAATCGTACCCGTTGGCTTTTGGGAGTGATCTTCGGCTTGATCTTTGTGGGATCGACTTTAATGATTACGGCCAACTTCCATGAGCATTGGGGAATGAAACAGGTCACGACGACCAAGACGCAAAAGATCTATTCAACCAGCTCACAGATGCAGTTGGCGCTCTACCAGCCAGTTGGCACTTCCGGCAAAGACAACGTATACATCTACCAGACCAAGCCACGGCAAAAAAAGCCGCAGCATACGCAGGCCAATGAATTTACGACCAATCGCCTAGTTTGGACTGATTCAGATCAGGCAACCTTAACCGTCAAAGAGACTCGTTGGCGCTTTAAAAACGACTTTTATAAAGTACTGTTTGCCGGTTCCAAAATGGATGGGAATCTGGTTTCGCGGACCAATACGTTTAGATATCCAAAAACGTTTGTTAAGATTTCAGTCAAACAGGCCCAGGCGCTAAAAAAGCAGGCGCAGGCACTGAAATCCCCCGCAGCTCAGGCTCAGTTAAAAACACAAGCGGCCGCCTACGTTACGGCTAAAGTTCAGGCAGCCAAGCAGCAAAATCCCGATCTGACGGAAGCTCAGCTGCAAAAGCTCACCCAACAGGCACAACAGGAATATCAAGCACAGATGATCAAAAAAATGATGGCTGCCAAATAA
- a CDS encoding S-ribosylhomocysteine lyase, which yields MAKVESFTLDHTKVKAPYVRLITVEEGPKGDKISNYDLRLVQPNENAIPTAGLHTIEHLLAGLLRDRLTGVIDCSPFGCRTGFHLITWGEHSTTEVAKALKSSLEEIAYQTKWEDVQGTTEKSCGNYRDHSLFSAKEWCKKILAQGISDQPFERHIVD from the coding sequence ATGGCTAAAGTTGAAAGTTTCACACTGGATCATACAAAGGTGAAGGCACCATACGTTCGCTTGATTACGGTTGAAGAAGGACCTAAAGGCGACAAGATCAGCAATTACGATCTGCGCTTGGTTCAGCCAAACGAAAATGCCATTCCAACGGCTGGCCTGCACACGATTGAACACCTGCTGGCCGGCTTGCTGCGGGACCGCTTGACGGGCGTGATCGACTGTTCGCCATTTGGTTGCCGGACTGGCTTTCATTTGATTACCTGGGGCGAGCACAGCACGACTGAAGTTGCCAAAGCCTTGAAGTCCTCACTAGAAGAAATTGCCTACCAGACCAAGTGGGAAGACGTCCAGGGAACTACGGAAAAAAGCTGTGGGAACTATCGCGATCACTCACTGTTTTCAGCCAAGGAATGGTGCAAGAAGATTTTGGCACAAGGTATCAGTGACCAGCCGTTTGAGCGCCACATCGTTGATTAG
- a CDS encoding RluA family pseudouridine synthase, translating to MENTWIYRGQEPIKIKKYLQTLGMGHRMFNDIKNGAGEFQVDHRTVRPTTKILPNQPLTIKVVPEFPNPDVQPSHGALEIVFEDANWLVVNKPAGLASIPGPTTGDDTLLNRVTGYLMDQDSPDQRPHLITRLDRFTSGLLLAAKHQVAVSMISQQVQQHRMVKEYQAIVEGVLKNGHGLIEEPIARVAGQARREVSADGQPARTEYWVEERGDDWTLVRVRLHTGRTHQIRVHFSYLGHPLLGDHLYGGQTAQFDHQLLCASHIAFDDPFTLQHRDFTIELPATFAQAMAR from the coding sequence ATGGAAAATACTTGGATCTATCGTGGTCAAGAACCGATCAAGATTAAAAAATATCTACAGACTTTAGGCATGGGACATCGGATGTTTAACGATATCAAAAACGGTGCCGGTGAATTTCAGGTTGATCATCGAACGGTGCGACCAACGACTAAGATTTTGCCCAATCAGCCGCTGACGATCAAAGTCGTGCCAGAGTTTCCCAATCCAGACGTTCAGCCAAGTCACGGTGCCCTGGAGATAGTGTTTGAAGATGCCAATTGGCTGGTTGTCAATAAGCCGGCTGGCCTGGCTTCGATTCCAGGACCGACGACTGGTGACGACACGCTGCTTAACCGCGTGACCGGATACTTGATGGATCAGGATTCGCCGGATCAGCGGCCGCATCTGATTACGCGTCTGGATCGCTTTACCAGTGGCCTGCTGCTGGCAGCCAAGCATCAGGTAGCCGTCAGCATGATCAGTCAACAGGTTCAGCAGCATCGAATGGTTAAGGAATACCAAGCGATTGTTGAAGGCGTCTTGAAAAATGGCCATGGCTTGATTGAAGAACCAATCGCGCGCGTAGCAGGACAGGCGCGACGTGAGGTCAGTGCTGATGGTCAGCCTGCCAGAACCGAATACTGGGTTGAAGAGCGCGGTGATGACTGGACATTGGTCAGAGTACGACTGCATACGGGACGGACGCATCAGATTCGGGTACATTTCAGCTACCTTGGTCATCCGCTGCTGGGCGATCATCTGTATGGTGGTCAGACCGCACAGTTTGATCATCAGCTGCTCTGCGCCTCGCATATTGCGTTTGACGATCCATTTACGCTGCAGCACCGTGACTTTACGATTGAATTGCCCGCGACGTTTGCTCAGGCCATGGCTCGATAA
- the mprF gene encoding bifunctional lysylphosphatidylglycerol flippase/synthetase MprF — MNSSLATRIKNWWQHYAKLLKLLFIASVIIFVITALGSFLKDVDWHRVGIGLASQSPIHVLMMLIGGCISIVPMLGYDFAITHFLSGRFSKHYIIRSGWITNTLTNVAGFGGLLGATLRAYFYGKHSSKKQVLFAISKIAIFLLSGLSILCWLALAVLLLVPNGHHFDRYIVWLVGGGLYFPIVFIFTRLKNSSFFKDLTPKLELFIVASSTGEWLLVALFFLMIGWLLGVKINLLLVLPMYVVAQLLGVISMLPGAIGSFDIIMLMELSMIGVDRSTALVWLVFFRVFYYLVPLAFGALLFVYHFCQKINRFFKGLPNLIWHQSAHVLITVFMYFSGILMLIDASLPDLTENSRFLQRFYPFTFFFLHQLSTVLFAIAMLACARGVQAKLKKAYWPSLLLLLIGMVNTLWNLGTWGLTIYLLILLLLVLTMRHALYREKMAYSLGKAFSDGIVFVGIFILYIIIGIVNEPNYYHHHKIPQFMFFPGESLWFSGFIGLILGILVMLAILRYFTSGYDPFNGYHSFDAQRCRQLIERFGGNETSHLAFLRDKNLYYYQVEKEDRLFFMYRRKYDKLIIMGEPVGDQSVLHDALRQFIVEADRYGYQLVFYEVGQSTTMLLHEFGFDFLKTGEDGLVKLADFTLAGKRQRSQRALMHKFEREGYTFDVAEPPFNQDLLKELKHVSDSWLGKQVEKGFSLGFFDEYYLQQAPIAIVKNQDRQIVAFATLMPTGGKQILTIDLMRHDRDLAPSGIMDMIFVNLFLYGQKAGYEYFDLGMAPLSNVGESQFSFIEEKAAHFIYEYGYRLYGFQGLRNYKEKYADIWLSRYTVYRKKSSLVGSMLALVSVVNQRSNPDHSRRLKPQLIEDILKH, encoded by the coding sequence ATGAACTCATCCCTAGCTACACGCATTAAAAATTGGTGGCAGCATTATGCCAAACTGCTGAAGCTGCTGTTCATTGCTTCAGTGATTATTTTCGTAATCACAGCGCTGGGCAGCTTTTTAAAAGACGTTGACTGGCACCGTGTCGGTATTGGCCTTGCCAGTCAGTCACCCATTCACGTTTTAATGATGCTGATCGGCGGCTGCATCTCAATCGTGCCTATGCTCGGATATGACTTTGCCATTACTCATTTTTTGTCTGGCCGTTTTTCAAAGCACTATATTATCAGAAGCGGCTGGATCACCAATACCCTGACTAACGTTGCCGGTTTTGGCGGACTATTGGGCGCAACCTTAAGAGCTTATTTTTATGGTAAGCATTCCAGTAAAAAACAGGTCCTGTTTGCCATCTCAAAAATTGCCATCTTTTTGCTGTCCGGGCTTTCGATTCTTTGCTGGCTGGCGCTGGCAGTACTGCTTTTAGTGCCAAACGGTCATCATTTCGATCGCTACATCGTCTGGCTGGTCGGCGGTGGCCTTTATTTCCCCATCGTCTTCATTTTCACGCGTCTAAAAAATTCCAGCTTTTTTAAGGATCTAACACCCAAGCTTGAGTTGTTCATCGTGGCCAGCTCAACTGGCGAGTGGCTGCTGGTGGCACTCTTTTTCTTGATGATCGGTTGGCTGTTGGGCGTTAAGATCAATCTGCTGTTGGTCCTGCCGATGTATGTCGTCGCCCAGCTCCTAGGCGTTATTTCCATGCTGCCTGGAGCAATTGGCTCTTTCGATATCATCATGCTGATGGAATTAAGTATGATCGGAGTTGACCGTTCAACGGCTCTGGTCTGGCTGGTTTTCTTCCGCGTCTTTTACTATTTGGTCCCATTGGCTTTTGGGGCGTTATTGTTTGTATACCATTTCTGCCAGAAGATCAATCGCTTTTTCAAGGGCCTGCCCAACTTAATCTGGCATCAAAGCGCGCATGTCTTGATTACGGTCTTTATGTACTTTTCCGGTATCCTCATGCTGATCGATGCCTCCTTGCCCGATCTGACTGAAAACAGCCGCTTTCTGCAGCGTTTCTATCCTTTCACTTTCTTCTTTTTGCATCAATTAAGCACCGTTTTATTTGCCATTGCGATGCTGGCATGTGCGCGCGGCGTGCAGGCCAAGCTCAAAAAGGCATACTGGCCGTCTTTGCTTCTGCTGCTGATCGGCATGGTCAACACATTATGGAATCTAGGAACCTGGGGACTGACCATCTATCTGCTGATCCTACTGCTGCTCGTTTTGACCATGCGGCATGCCCTGTATCGAGAAAAAATGGCTTATTCGCTGGGGAAGGCATTTAGCGATGGGATCGTCTTTGTCGGTATTTTTATTCTTTACATTATTATTGGGATTGTAAATGAACCAAACTACTATCACCATCATAAGATTCCTCAGTTCATGTTCTTCCCTGGTGAAAGTCTCTGGTTCTCCGGCTTTATTGGCTTGATCTTAGGAATTTTAGTCATGCTGGCCATTCTGCGCTACTTCACCAGCGGCTACGATCCATTTAACGGCTATCATTCATTCGATGCCCAACGCTGCCGCCAGCTGATTGAGCGCTTTGGCGGCAACGAGACCAGTCACCTGGCTTTTTTGCGCGATAAGAATCTCTACTATTATCAAGTCGAAAAAGAAGACCGGCTCTTCTTCATGTACCGGCGCAAATATGACAAGCTGATCATTATGGGCGAACCAGTCGGCGACCAAAGCGTGCTGCACGATGCTCTGAGACAGTTCATCGTTGAAGCCGACCGCTACGGCTATCAGCTGGTATTTTATGAGGTGGGACAGTCGACAACCATGCTGCTGCACGAATTTGGCTTTGACTTTCTTAAAACCGGTGAGGACGGTCTGGTTAAACTGGCTGACTTCACGCTTGCCGGTAAGCGTCAGCGTTCACAGCGCGCCTTGATGCACAAGTTTGAGCGTGAAGGCTATACGTTCGATGTGGCAGAACCGCCATTTAACCAAGATCTGTTAAAAGAACTGAAGCACGTTTCCGACAGCTGGCTGGGTAAGCAGGTTGAAAAGGGCTTTTCATTGGGTTTTTTTGATGAATATTACCTGCAGCAGGCCCCAATTGCCATCGTTAAAAATCAAGACCGGCAGATCGTGGCCTTTGCAACGCTGATGCCTACTGGGGGCAAACAGATTCTGACGATCGATTTGATGCGTCACGATCGCGATCTGGCGCCATCAGGCATTATGGATATGATTTTTGTCAATCTATTCCTGTATGGCCAAAAAGCCGGCTATGAATATTTTGATCTGGGAATGGCCCCATTGAGCAACGTGGGCGAATCACAGTTTAGTTTCATCGAAGAAAAGGCCGCGCACTTTATTTACGAGTATGGCTATCGGCTCTATGGCTTCCAAGGACTGCGCAACTATAAGGAAAAATATGCCGATATCTGGCTGTCACGCTACACCGTCTACCGTAAAAAGAGCTCGCTGGTCGGTTCGATGCTGGCCCTGGTCAGTGTCGTCAATCAGCGTTCAAACCCTGATCACAGTCGGCGGCTGAAACCGCAATTAATTGAAGATATTCTCAAACATTAA
- a CDS encoding amino acid permease has product MGFWKTMTRKEDPSVYQDKDSHLIRSLRVRDFLALGVGTIVSTSIFTLPGEVAAMHTGPAVAISFVIAAVVAGLVAFAYAEMSAAMPFAGSAYSWITVVFGEFFGWIAGWALLAEYFIALAFVGSGLSANLRPLLANIGIKLPASLSNAFGTSGGVVDLISLIVIALVAILVSQGVKDAARVENVLVTLKVLAILLFIVVGATAVKHSNFVPFIPKYRMTANGAFGGWQGIYAGVSMIFLSYIGFDSIAANSAEAINPGKTMPRGILGSLAIAVVLFVAVALVLVGVLPYQKYANSAEPVGLALRSIGHPVVASVVQIVAVVGMFTALIGMTMAGSRLIYSFGRDGMLPKFLGTLDEKNRPNHALWTLAIIAILIGAMFPFAFLSQLISAGTLIAFMFVSLGIYALRPREGKDIPTPAFKMPFYPVMPFLAFLASLFVFWGLDIDAKIYAGVWFLLGLVIYFTYGMRHSYLNKTKKD; this is encoded by the coding sequence ATGGGATTTTGGAAAACTATGACTCGAAAAGAAGACCCCAGTGTCTACCAAGATAAGGACAGTCACCTTATTCGCTCACTACGCGTACGGGACTTTTTGGCCTTAGGGGTTGGGACGATTGTGTCCACTTCGATCTTTACTTTACCTGGTGAGGTTGCTGCCATGCATACCGGTCCAGCCGTTGCCATCTCGTTTGTGATTGCAGCCGTCGTTGCTGGTCTGGTTGCCTTTGCCTATGCTGAAATGTCGGCTGCCATGCCATTTGCTGGTTCGGCCTATTCATGGATCACCGTTGTATTTGGCGAATTCTTCGGCTGGATTGCCGGTTGGGCACTGCTGGCTGAATACTTTATTGCCTTGGCCTTTGTCGGCTCTGGTCTTTCTGCCAACCTGCGGCCACTGCTTGCCAACATTGGTATCAAGCTGCCAGCTTCTCTTTCCAATGCTTTTGGTACCAGCGGCGGGGTCGTTGACCTGATCTCTTTGATCGTAATTGCATTGGTTGCCATCTTGGTTTCTCAAGGGGTTAAGGATGCCGCCCGTGTTGAAAACGTACTGGTTACGCTGAAAGTGCTGGCAATTCTGCTGTTCATCGTCGTTGGTGCAACTGCAGTCAAGCACAGTAATTTCGTTCCGTTTATTCCTAAGTACCGAATGACTGCCAATGGTGCTTTTGGTGGCTGGCAAGGTATCTACGCTGGGGTTTCGATGATCTTCCTTTCTTACATCGGATTTGACTCCATTGCTGCCAACTCTGCCGAAGCCATCAACCCAGGCAAGACGATGCCACGCGGGATCTTGGGCTCACTGGCAATTGCCGTGGTTTTGTTCGTTGCCGTAGCTTTGGTTCTGGTTGGGGTTCTGCCTTACCAAAAGTACGCTAACTCAGCTGAACCAGTTGGGCTGGCCCTGCGTTCGATTGGTCACCCAGTCGTTGCATCTGTTGTTCAGATTGTTGCCGTTGTCGGGATGTTCACTGCTTTGATTGGGATGACCATGGCTGGTTCTCGTTTGATCTACTCATTCGGCCGTGATGGCATGCTGCCTAAGTTCTTAGGGACGCTGGACGAAAAGAACCGTCCCAACCATGCTCTTTGGACCTTGGCAATCATTGCCATCCTGATTGGTGCCATGTTCCCATTTGCATTCTTATCACAGTTGATCTCTGCGGGGACGCTGATCGCCTTTATGTTTGTTTCATTAGGGATCTATGCACTGCGCCCTCGTGAAGGCAAGGACATTCCAACGCCAGCCTTTAAGATGCCATTCTACCCTGTAATGCCATTCTTGGCCTTCTTGGCTTCTCTGTTCGTGTTCTGGGGACTTGACATCGATGCCAAGATCTATGCCGGCGTATGGTTCCTGCTTGGTCTGGTAATCTACTTCACTTATGGAATGCGTCACTCTTACTTGAACAAGACGAAAAAGGACTAG
- a CDS encoding aspartate aminotransferase family protein, whose protein sequence is MTDSNNKHLLEEEAKAFASSGRINYYDIVIDHGKGAVITDADGNDYIDLLASASSTNTGHAHPKVVKAIQDQAAKLIQYTPAYFANTQEARLAPRLAKLAPMSGPVEVSWGLSGSDANDAIIKFARAYTGRQYLVAFTGAYHGSTYGSMSLSSISMNMSRKMAPLLPGVVKVPFPSPWEREPDESEEHFVDRFFREFMRPFETYLPAEETAVILMEAIQGDGGICKTPPAFMKKVYDFAKAHGILFAVDEINQGMGRTGKWWSIQNFDGIEPDLMSVGKSLASGLPLSAVVGRKEIMESLGAPAHLFTTAGNPVTTAAANATLDVFEEEHLLERSAKLGQKAKAFFEAEKEKFDFIGDVRMYGLDGGIDIIDPATGQGDTNATVKLMYRIFELGAIIISLRGNILRFQPPLVITEAQLDQAFAMIDQAFSELAAGKLTLPAKAAEMGW, encoded by the coding sequence ATGACGGACAGTAACAACAAGCATCTGCTGGAAGAAGAAGCCAAAGCGTTTGCTTCTTCTGGCCGGATCAACTATTACGATATCGTTATCGATCATGGCAAGGGCGCGGTGATCACCGATGCTGACGGCAATGACTATATTGATCTTTTAGCCAGTGCCAGTTCAACCAATACCGGTCATGCCCACCCTAAAGTCGTCAAGGCCATTCAGGATCAAGCGGCCAAGCTGATCCAGTATACGCCAGCCTACTTCGCTAATACTCAAGAAGCCCGCCTGGCGCCGCGTCTGGCCAAACTGGCACCGATGAGCGGTCCGGTTGAGGTTTCATGGGGACTGTCCGGCTCCGATGCCAACGATGCCATCATCAAGTTTGCGCGTGCCTATACTGGCCGTCAGTATCTGGTGGCCTTTACCGGTGCCTATCATGGATCTACCTATGGCTCAATGTCGCTTTCCAGCATCAGCATGAACATGAGCCGCAAGATGGCGCCGCTGCTGCCAGGCGTTGTCAAGGTTCCCTTCCCTTCTCCTTGGGAACGCGAACCCGACGAAAGCGAAGAACACTTCGTTGACCGTTTCTTCCGTGAGTTCATGCGGCCATTTGAAACCTACCTGCCGGCTGAAGAAACCGCGGTTATCTTGATGGAAGCCATTCAAGGCGACGGTGGGATCTGCAAGACACCGCCTGCCTTTATGAAGAAGGTCTATGACTTTGCCAAGGCTCATGGCATCTTGTTCGCAGTTGATGAAATCAACCAAGGCATGGGCCGCACCGGCAAATGGTGGTCGATTCAAAACTTTGACGGGATTGAGCCTGATCTGATGTCAGTCGGCAAGTCGCTGGCATCCGGCCTGCCTTTAAGTGCCGTGGTTGGGCGCAAAGAAATCATGGAATCGCTGGGTGCGCCAGCGCATCTGTTTACGACAGCCGGCAACCCGGTTACGACGGCGGCTGCCAACGCAACGCTGGATGTTTTTGAAGAAGAGCATTTGTTGGAACGCTCAGCCAAGCTGGGGCAAAAAGCCAAGGCATTCTTTGAGGCCGAAAAAGAAAAGTTCGACTTCATTGGCGATGTACGGATGTATGGTCTTGACGGCGGGATCGATATCATTGATCCGGCAACTGGTCAAGGCGACACCAATGCCACGGTTAAATTGATGTATCGAATCTTTGAACTGGGTGCGATCATCATCAGTCTGCGCGGCAATATTCTACGTTTCCAGCCGCCTTTGGTAATTACCGAGGCCCAGCTTGATCAGGCCTTTGCCATGATTGATCAAGCCTTTAGCGAGCTGGCAGCTGGTAAGCTTACTCTGCCGGCAAAGGCTGCTGAAATGGGCTGGTAA
- a CDS encoding DJ-1 family glyoxalase III — protein MTKTAAVVFADGCEEIEGLTVVDVLRRMGVKCDIVGVLGSEIHGAHQIDFKADKLISDQLLDYDIVVFPGGYGNAQTLRDNDQLMAIMQKRQSLGKWCAAMCAAPIALARYGLLDGHDYTCYPGIEKETRQLAPNGHFKEDVTVTDQAGHLVTSRGPATAWAYAFAIAEALGLDTKTIKQDTLYDYLKENI, from the coding sequence ATGACAAAGACGGCAGCAGTAGTTTTTGCAGATGGCTGTGAAGAAATTGAAGGCTTAACGGTAGTCGACGTTTTGCGCCGCATGGGGGTAAAATGCGATATCGTAGGCGTCTTAGGATCGGAAATTCATGGAGCTCATCAGATCGATTTTAAGGCTGACAAGCTAATCAGTGATCAGCTGCTGGATTATGATATTGTGGTCTTTCCTGGCGGGTATGGCAATGCGCAGACCTTACGCGATAATGACCAGTTGATGGCAATCATGCAGAAGCGTCAGTCGCTTGGTAAATGGTGTGCGGCAATGTGTGCAGCGCCGATTGCACTGGCACGCTATGGATTGCTGGATGGTCATGACTATACCTGCTATCCAGGAATTGAAAAAGAAACGCGGCAGCTGGCGCCAAACGGTCATTTTAAAGAAGATGTTACGGTTACCGATCAAGCAGGGCACCTGGTTACCAGTCGTGGTCCGGCAACGGCATGGGCCTATGCATTTGCAATTGCTGAGGCACTGGGACTTGATACCAAGACAATTAAGCAGGATACGCTGTACGACTATCTTAAAGAAAACATCTAA